In the Oncorhynchus keta strain PuntledgeMale-10-30-2019 chromosome 16, Oket_V2, whole genome shotgun sequence genome, cctgtttgcttatttccttaatACAGCTGACTAAGTGCTGTCTTAATgtcagcatctgtctgtggtggtaaataaacagccatgaaAAGTACAGCTGAAAAcactctaggcaagtagtgtggcctgcaatttatcacaatatgcttcaggcgagcaaaatctagagacttccttagatttcatacaccagctgttgtttaccaACATGCACAGACCGTCCCCCGTCCCCCCTCGTCCtcccggagtgtgctgttctatcctgccggtgcagcgtatatcccgttagctgaatatccatgtcgccattcagccacgattctgtgaaacataggatattacagtttctgatgtcccgttggtaggatattcgtgatcgtacctcgtctagtttattttctaatgattgcacgttggcgagtagtattgGCGGCAGCGGCAGCTTTCCCAGTCGCCTTCGCCGGGTCCTGaccaggcatccggctctttgCCCTCCGTACCTGCGttgcttcctcttgcaaataacgtgGATGACGGTCTTgaggggtgtttggagaatgtcttgtgcatcatctttgttgtagaaaaaaataattgtctaatccgaggtgagtaatcactgtcctgatatcgaGAAGCTCTTCTTTGCCGTAAGAtatggttgcagaaacattatgtacaaaataagttacataTAAGGCGGGGAAAAACACATTAAAAACACACATTAAACTGGTGAGATTTCCCTGTAGTGCAATAGCTTTATTTGTCCCAATCCTGGATGATACAGTAAAACACATTACCAAAGATCTTTAATCATTTGTGATTCAGTACATGTTCAGTGGTGGGAGAGACCCTCTGGAGTTGCTGCAGTGTGTCTGGGGCTGCTGTGTGTTCTCCTACTGGCTGGGATCATAGGCCTGTCTGTCTACTGTAAGTTTACTATGTTGTCACTGAGACTTAAGTAGCCTACTAAATTATACTTACTCATTAATGGTGTTTTAGTTACATGTTTGATTAACTTTCCCTTTTACAGATGGAGTCACTGATCATCACGACTCAACAGAGATAGACCAGCTACAGGACAGAAACAGCCttctgactaaagagagagaccagctacagactgAGAAAAAAGTTCTTAGCGAGAGGCTTTCTAATCTCAGTGAGTAAACCTACAGTAGTACATTTTCAATAATCGCACACACTTTATCGTGTGTCTGTATTATTTTATCCAGTGTGAAAAGATTAAGGAAATTCATGATTTCATCATGTAGAACAAACCTGTCCTGAATGCTGGCAGAAGTTTGAATCCAGTTGGTACTTCCTGTCTACTGAGACTAAACCCTggaaggggagcagagaggactgTCTGGAGAAAGGAGCAGACCTGGTGATCATAAACAGTGAAAAGgaacaggtgagtgagtgagtgagtgagtgagtgagtgagtgagtgagtgagtgagtgagtgagtgagtgagtgagtgagtgggggaAGCTGGGTGAGTGAAATATGTGAGTGGTCTGACTGACTCTGTGAGtgaggtaatatactactgctctaataacactgaccaccccaaggagtgagtgagagagtgagtgagtgagtgagtgaggtaaGAGACCACCCCAAGgggaccaccccaaggtaagctCTGGGTGTGCAGGCGATAAATATGACCAAACATATACGCATAAATATGTATCTTTCTCAACAACAGGAGTTTCTCTTCAACCTCAACAAGGGAGTCTGGATTGGTCTGACTGACTCTGTTACTGAGGGGACCTGGAAATGGGTGGACGGCACCCCACTGACcaacccaaggtaatatactactgctctaataacactgaccaccccaaggtaatatactactgctctaataacactgaccaccccaaggtaatatactactgctctaataacactgaccaccccaaggtaatatactactgctctaataacactgaccaccccaaggtaatatactactgctctaataacactgaccaccccaaggtaatatactactgctctaataacactgaccaccccaaggtaatatactactgctctacaCTGAccacccaaggtaatatactacc is a window encoding:
- the LOC127907996 gene encoding CD209 antigen-like protein E isoform X5, encoding MSEGVYQNSDGFEDDEPDAMKNTDIDGQLYANVRAFKSSTRNRVVASVHVQWWERPSGVAAVCLGLLCVLLLAGIIGLSVYYGVTDHHDSTEIDQLQDRNSLLTKERDQLQTEKKVLSERLSNLKQTCPECWQKFESSWYFLSTETKPWKGSREDCLEKGADLVIINSEKEQEFLFNLNKGVWIGLTDSVTEGTWKWVDGTPLTNPR